The Myxococcota bacterium genome has a segment encoding these proteins:
- a CDS encoding peptide ABC transporter substrate-binding protein: MSRALVALAAIVALALALVALGLRASVETPADFRFVNGTEPRTLDPGLATGQPEGRVLIALFEGLLRYDERTMEPVPGVAESHSVSADGLRYEFRLRADARWSDGAPVTAHDFAWSWRRLQQPALGSEYAFLLHMVRHAKELNLYGAQADALRGPVREAFADFARAHARGASAAEWQAFARAHGLHELAAGDAEPALARALAPGAALPDAAAVDVVARAIDAQAARRARAFADADAHFGVDEGVFAVDDRTLVVELRAPTPYFPAVAAFYTAYPVPRHVVEAPGNASDWFLPGKIATNGPFRLESWAVHHRIRLVRSDTYWGRDEVALARVDVLPIEHQATALNLYLTGEVDWLPDLFPAALADALRARDDFYAQPGLSVYYYKLRTTAPPLDDVRVRRALNLAIDRRVIVDEVLGLGQVPASHFVPPGMAGYTPPPSALRFDPAEARRLLAESGHPGGEGIDEVGILYNTNEEHRKIAEVVADQLRRHLGIRARAYNQEWQSFLATLRAGDFEIARSGWIGDYEDPNTFLDMWVTDGPNNNTGWSDPLYDLCIASAADVGAFVARPDALAHAWKEPGAMRAALEAARAPARDPAARVRALEALRMQLLREAEARLLDDGLPIVPLYFRVNAGLLAPRVQGLYTELERDGARSPNLRDIHPLRGIRIAAAATDAITDAASPARGTALAGARP, from the coding sequence GTGAGCCGCGCGCTCGTCGCGCTCGCCGCCATCGTCGCGCTCGCGCTCGCCCTCGTCGCGCTCGGGCTGCGCGCGTCGGTCGAGACGCCCGCCGACTTCCGCTTCGTGAACGGCACCGAGCCGCGCACGCTCGACCCCGGGCTCGCGACCGGGCAGCCGGAGGGGCGCGTCCTGATCGCGCTCTTCGAGGGGCTGCTCCGCTACGACGAGCGCACGATGGAGCCCGTGCCCGGCGTCGCGGAGAGCCATTCGGTCTCGGCGGACGGCCTGCGGTACGAGTTCCGACTGCGCGCCGACGCGCGCTGGAGCGACGGCGCACCCGTCACCGCGCACGACTTCGCGTGGTCGTGGCGCCGCCTGCAGCAGCCCGCGCTCGGGTCGGAGTACGCCTTCCTGCTGCACATGGTGCGGCACGCGAAGGAGCTCAATCTGTACGGCGCACAGGCGGACGCGCTGCGCGGACCCGTGCGCGAGGCGTTCGCCGACTTCGCGCGTGCGCACGCGCGCGGCGCGTCGGCCGCGGAGTGGCAGGCGTTCGCGCGCGCGCACGGCCTGCACGAGCTCGCGGCGGGCGACGCCGAGCCCGCGCTCGCGCGCGCGCTCGCGCCGGGCGCGGCGCTCCCCGACGCGGCCGCGGTCGACGTCGTCGCGCGCGCGATCGATGCGCAGGCCGCGCGGCGCGCGCGCGCCTTCGCGGACGCCGACGCGCACTTCGGCGTCGACGAGGGCGTGTTCGCCGTCGACGACCGCACGCTCGTCGTCGAGCTGCGCGCGCCGACGCCGTACTTCCCGGCGGTGGCCGCGTTCTACACGGCGTATCCCGTGCCGCGCCACGTCGTCGAGGCACCGGGCAACGCGAGCGACTGGTTCCTGCCCGGGAAGATCGCGACGAACGGGCCGTTCCGGCTCGAGAGCTGGGCCGTGCACCACCGCATCCGGCTCGTGCGCAGCGACACCTACTGGGGGCGCGACGAGGTCGCGCTCGCGCGCGTCGACGTGCTGCCGATCGAGCACCAGGCCACGGCGCTCAACCTCTACCTGACGGGCGAGGTCGACTGGCTGCCCGATCTCTTCCCGGCCGCGCTCGCCGACGCGCTGCGCGCGCGCGACGACTTCTACGCGCAGCCCGGGCTCAGCGTGTACTACTACAAGCTGCGCACGACGGCGCCGCCGCTCGACGACGTGCGCGTGCGGCGCGCGCTCAACCTCGCGATCGACCGGCGCGTGATCGTCGACGAGGTGCTCGGTCTCGGACAGGTGCCCGCCTCCCACTTCGTGCCGCCGGGCATGGCGGGCTACACGCCGCCGCCGTCTGCGCTGCGCTTCGATCCGGCCGAAGCGCGGCGCCTGCTCGCGGAGTCCGGCCACCCGGGCGGCGAGGGCATCGACGAGGTGGGCATCCTCTACAACACGAACGAGGAGCACCGGAAGATCGCCGAGGTGGTGGCCGACCAGCTCCGGCGCCACCTCGGCATCCGCGCGCGCGCGTACAACCAGGAGTGGCAGTCGTTCCTCGCGACGCTGCGCGCGGGCGACTTCGAGATCGCGCGCTCCGGATGGATCGGCGACTACGAGGATCCGAACACGTTCCTCGACATGTGGGTGACGGACGGGCCCAACAACAACACGGGCTGGTCCGACCCGCTCTACGACCTGTGCATCGCCTCGGCCGCGGACGTCGGCGCCTTCGTCGCGCGCCCCGACGCGCTCGCGCACGCGTGGAAGGAGCCCGGCGCGATGCGCGCGGCGCTCGAGGCCGCGCGCGCGCCGGCCCGCGACCCGGCGGCGCGCGTGCGCGCGCTCGAGGCGCTGCGCATGCAGCTGCTGCGCGAGGCGGAAGCGCGCCTGCTCGATGACGGCCTGCCGATCGTGCCGCTCTACTTCCGCGTGAACGCGGGCCTGCTCGCCCCGCGCGTGCAGGGCCTCTACACCGAGCTCGAGCGCGACGGCGCGCGCAGCCCGAACCTGCGCGACATCCACCCGCTGCGCGGCATCCGGATCGCGGCCGCGGCCACGGACGCGATCACGGACGCCGCGTCGCCTGCGCGCGGAACGGCGCTCGCCGGAGCGCGCCCGTGA
- a CDS encoding lipopolysaccharide kinase InaA family protein, which yields MSAAPPPATGAIAWRAGERALRDLVARALAREAEGEVLHDSARRRVVRVRVDDERGLGHDVVLKRFRARRPLREALARALGRAQSAREWRALAALARARAAVPEPLALLRDARGDVLATRFVPGVPLARALAAAAPAERARIARAVAEALRAAHAAGFAHGDLHQANVRVDGERVWILDWQRARRARTPRRGARADAAASSGAPPAPQPHRAPPTRAERRDLAALELSLALSGASRATRMRLRRARLADAATARALRAAGARVDALAHAHFRGRTRRCLREGRRFARLCGDAGAGVRGMRVAELPAAAIARALAAHDDPAAHVLKDDARARVTRLALAPLLDARDAAARDALPATVVAKEVRKGGLARRAADALRGSPARRAWIAGHGLAARGIAAARPLAWIELGARGGAGARSIVRLEDLGGAACLEDAAHPALAALAPERLADALASLLLVLHRRGVDHGDLQASHVFATGVGADGAATRLALIDLEGLRFRRRLSDARRVRALAELNASLADERLADALRRTAFECYARALPFSTSRERALREVVRLSRARRHRWRGDGCADAASPSLASP from the coding sequence ATGAGCGCCGCGCCGCCGCCCGCGACGGGCGCGATCGCGTGGCGCGCGGGCGAGCGCGCCCTCCGCGATCTCGTCGCGCGCGCGCTCGCGCGCGAGGCGGAGGGCGAGGTGCTCCACGACTCGGCACGCCGGCGCGTCGTGCGCGTGCGCGTCGACGACGAGCGCGGCCTCGGCCACGACGTCGTCCTGAAGCGCTTCCGCGCGCGTCGACCGCTGCGCGAGGCGCTCGCCCGCGCGCTCGGGCGCGCGCAGTCGGCGCGCGAGTGGCGCGCGCTCGCCGCGCTCGCTCGCGCGCGCGCAGCGGTGCCCGAGCCGCTCGCCCTCCTCCGCGACGCGCGCGGCGACGTGCTCGCCACCCGGTTCGTTCCCGGCGTCCCGCTCGCGCGCGCGCTCGCCGCGGCGGCTCCCGCCGAGCGCGCGCGCATCGCGCGCGCCGTCGCCGAAGCACTGCGCGCCGCGCACGCCGCGGGCTTCGCGCACGGCGACCTGCACCAGGCGAACGTGCGCGTCGACGGCGAGCGCGTGTGGATCCTCGACTGGCAGCGCGCGCGCCGCGCGCGCACACCGCGCCGCGGTGCGCGGGCGGACGCCGCGGCGTCGAGCGGCGCGCCTCCCGCGCCGCAGCCCCACCGAGCGCCTCCCACCCGGGCCGAACGGCGCGACCTCGCGGCGCTCGAGCTCTCGCTCGCGCTCTCGGGCGCGTCGCGCGCGACGCGGATGCGGCTCCGCCGCGCGCGGCTCGCGGACGCCGCCACCGCGCGCGCGCTGCGCGCCGCGGGAGCGCGCGTCGACGCCCTCGCGCACGCGCACTTCCGCGGGCGCACGCGGCGCTGCCTGCGCGAAGGGCGGCGCTTCGCGCGCCTTTGCGGCGACGCGGGCGCGGGTGTGCGCGGCATGCGCGTCGCCGAGCTCCCGGCCGCCGCGATCGCGCGCGCGCTCGCCGCGCACGACGACCCGGCCGCGCACGTGCTGAAGGACGACGCGCGCGCGCGCGTCACGCGCCTCGCGCTCGCGCCGCTCCTCGACGCGCGCGACGCCGCCGCGCGCGACGCGCTGCCCGCGACGGTCGTCGCGAAGGAGGTGCGCAAGGGCGGCCTCGCGCGGCGCGCGGCCGACGCGCTCCGCGGCTCGCCGGCGCGCCGCGCGTGGATCGCCGGCCACGGGCTCGCCGCGCGCGGCATCGCGGCGGCGCGGCCGCTCGCGTGGATCGAGCTCGGCGCGCGCGGCGGCGCGGGCGCGCGCTCGATCGTCCGGCTCGAAGACCTCGGCGGCGCGGCCTGCCTCGAGGACGCGGCGCATCCCGCGCTCGCCGCGCTCGCGCCCGAACGCCTCGCCGATGCGCTCGCCTCGCTGCTGCTCGTCCTCCACCGCCGCGGCGTCGACCACGGCGACCTGCAGGCCTCGCACGTGTTCGCGACCGGGGTCGGAGCGGACGGCGCCGCGACGCGCCTCGCACTGATCGACCTCGAAGGGCTCCGCTTCCGCCGCCGGCTCTCCGACGCGCGGCGCGTGCGCGCGCTCGCCGAGCTCAATGCGTCGCTCGCCGACGAGCGCCTCGCCGACGCGCTGCGACGCACAGCGTTCGAATGCTATGCCCGAGCGCTGCCCTTCTCGACGTCGCGCGAGCGCGCGCTGCGGGAGGTGGTGCGGCTCTCGCGCGCACGCCGCCACCGCTGGCGCGGCGACGGCTGCGCGGACGCGGCGTCGCCTAGCCTCGCGTCACCGTGA
- a CDS encoding ABC transporter ATP-binding protein translates to MNATAPGAARGAAEPLLEVDDLRVRIDGETPRDPAVRAVDGVSLRIARGESLGLVGESGCGKTLASLAVMGLLPRPRGRLASGRIRLAGRDLTAGDARAWRAARGRDVAMIFQDPMTSANPYLRVGEQLVEGPRLHLGLSRREALARARAMLERVGLPDAERRLRSYPHELSGGMRQRVMIAMALLAEPALLIADEPTTALDVTIQAQLLALLAELRAERGMAMLLITHDLGVVAGACERVLVMYAGRIVEEGPTREVFASPHHPYTRALLRATPRVDAPPGARLASLPGLPPRLDAPPPPGCAFAPRCPLARAACREAEPALAASAPGRARRCIAAPEELA, encoded by the coding sequence GTGAACGCGACGGCACCCGGCGCGGCGAGGGGCGCGGCCGAACCGCTGCTCGAGGTCGACGACCTGCGCGTGCGCATCGACGGCGAGACGCCGCGCGACCCCGCCGTGCGCGCCGTCGACGGCGTCTCGCTCCGGATCGCGCGCGGCGAGTCGCTCGGGCTCGTCGGCGAGTCGGGCTGTGGGAAGACGCTCGCGAGCCTCGCCGTGATGGGCCTCCTGCCGCGCCCGCGCGGGCGCCTCGCGTCGGGACGCATCCGGCTCGCGGGGCGCGACCTGACCGCGGGCGACGCGCGCGCGTGGCGCGCGGCGCGCGGGCGCGACGTCGCGATGATCTTCCAGGATCCGATGACGAGCGCGAACCCGTACCTGCGCGTCGGCGAGCAGCTCGTCGAGGGGCCGCGCCTGCACCTCGGGCTCTCGCGTCGCGAGGCGCTCGCGCGCGCGCGCGCGATGCTCGAGCGCGTCGGCCTGCCCGACGCGGAGCGGCGTCTGCGCTCCTACCCGCACGAGCTGTCGGGCGGCATGCGGCAGCGCGTGATGATCGCGATGGCACTGCTCGCCGAGCCCGCGCTGCTGATCGCCGACGAGCCGACGACGGCGCTCGACGTGACGATCCAGGCGCAGCTGCTCGCGCTGCTCGCCGAGCTGCGCGCGGAGCGCGGCATGGCGATGCTCCTGATCACGCACGACCTCGGCGTCGTCGCGGGCGCGTGCGAGCGCGTGCTCGTGATGTACGCGGGGCGCATCGTCGAGGAAGGGCCGACGCGCGAGGTGTTCGCGTCGCCGCACCACCCGTACACGCGCGCGCTCCTGCGCGCGACGCCGCGCGTCGACGCGCCGCCCGGCGCGCGGCTCGCGAGCCTGCCCGGCCTCCCGCCGCGCCTCGACGCGCCGCCGCCTCCCGGCTGTGCGTTCGCGCCGCGCTGCCCGCTCGCGCGCGCGGCCTGCCGCGAGGCCGAGCCCGCGCTCGCGGCCTCCGCGCCCGGTCGCGCGCGCCGCTGCATCGCGGCGCCCGAGGAGCTCGCGTGA
- a CDS encoding type II secretion system protein GspG gives MRDARARIAAIERELAEVHALTGAYPDALRDLGWRLAGQGGVDGANADPGLDPWGRAWTYRADDAGYALASAGPDGVDGTDDDVLGAGPARDGASASGS, from the coding sequence GTGCGCGACGCGCGCGCCCGCATCGCCGCGATCGAACGCGAGCTCGCCGAGGTGCACGCGCTCACCGGGGCCTACCCGGATGCGCTGCGCGATCTCGGCTGGCGGCTCGCCGGGCAGGGTGGCGTCGACGGCGCGAACGCCGACCCGGGCCTCGATCCGTGGGGCCGCGCGTGGACCTATCGCGCAGACGACGCGGGCTATGCGCTCGCGAGCGCCGGGCCCGACGGCGTCGACGGGACCGATGACGACGTGCTGGGCGCGGGTCCCGCGCGCGATGGCGCGTCGGCGAGCGGCTCGTGA
- a CDS encoding glycosyltransferase family 4 protein, with translation MRIALAIERFAPDAGGLEHAAWQTAHALAEAGDTVSVACRAHAPSVRVAARAFRVSTAWQPWRVLRFAARVGPWLEAERARGALDATHAFSRVPGADVFHAGEGSHLHYMRRAYGDAGAAWRRASPRHAALLALERRIDARARTVVQCVSQQVAREWRARFGASEARTPVVGYGVDLARFHPEDGSGERRATRAALGAGDGPAFLFAGSGFRRKGLDTALRALARARDGGAELWVAGRDDPRRHRALARELGVERRVRFLGPRDDVDRLLRACDALLLPTRYDAFGLVCLEAAASGRACIASGATGALDVVRDAAVVVDDPEDAAGFASAIDALCDDDRRRALGARGTALARAHAWSDVAARLRALYAGAAAR, from the coding sequence GTGCGGATCGCCCTCGCCATCGAGCGCTTCGCCCCCGACGCGGGCGGCCTCGAGCACGCGGCCTGGCAGACGGCGCACGCGCTCGCCGAGGCCGGCGACACCGTGAGCGTCGCGTGTCGCGCCCACGCGCCGTCCGTGCGCGTCGCCGCGCGCGCGTTCCGCGTCTCGACGGCCTGGCAGCCGTGGCGCGTGCTGCGCTTCGCGGCGCGCGTCGGCCCGTGGCTCGAGGCCGAGCGCGCGCGCGGCGCGCTCGACGCCACCCACGCGTTCAGCCGCGTGCCCGGGGCGGACGTCTTCCACGCCGGCGAGGGAAGCCACCTCCACTACATGCGGCGCGCGTACGGAGACGCGGGCGCCGCCTGGCGGCGCGCATCGCCGCGCCACGCCGCGCTGCTCGCGCTCGAGCGACGCATCGACGCGCGCGCACGGACGGTCGTGCAGTGCGTGTCGCAGCAGGTCGCGCGCGAGTGGCGCGCGCGCTTCGGCGCGAGCGAGGCGCGCACGCCCGTCGTCGGCTACGGCGTCGACCTCGCGCGCTTCCATCCCGAGGACGGGAGCGGCGAGCGGCGCGCGACGCGCGCGGCCCTCGGCGCGGGCGACGGGCCGGCCTTCCTGTTCGCGGGCAGCGGCTTCCGGCGCAAGGGGCTCGACACCGCGCTGCGCGCGCTCGCGCGCGCGCGCGACGGCGGCGCCGAGCTCTGGGTGGCCGGCCGCGACGATCCGCGGCGCCACCGGGCGCTCGCGCGCGAGCTCGGCGTCGAGCGCCGCGTGCGCTTCCTCGGCCCGCGCGACGACGTCGACCGCCTGCTGCGCGCGTGCGACGCCCTGCTGCTCCCGACGCGCTACGACGCGTTCGGGCTCGTGTGCCTCGAGGCGGCCGCGAGCGGGCGCGCGTGCATCGCGAGCGGCGCGACCGGCGCGCTCGACGTCGTGCGCGACGCCGCGGTCGTCGTCGACGACCCCGAGGACGCGGCGGGCTTCGCGTCTGCGATCGACGCGCTGTGCGACGACGACCGACGCCGCGCGCTCGGCGCGCGCGGCACGGCGCTCGCGCGCGCGCACGCGTGGTCCGACGTCGCCGCGCGCCTCCGCGCGCTCTACGCGGGCGCCGCCGCGCGATGA
- a CDS encoding ABC transporter ATP-binding protein: MTRAPLLAVCDLVVRFRLGDAELRAVDGASLDVARGETLALVGESGCGKSTLARAVAGLVRAHAGSIRIDGEEVVGRSPRAWRPLRRRVQMVFQDPDASLNPRMTAAALVGEPLRIHRGLRGAALDREVCAQLERVGLDPSLRGRFPHAFSGGQRQRIGIARALAAGPDLLLCDEVTSALDVSIQAQIVELLRGLQEELGLAIVFITHDLGVVHHLAHRVAVLYLGQVVETADVRALFSAPAHPYTRALLEAVPRIGDGPSAAAGAPSPQPDEIPSPLAPPPGCRFHPRCRHAMARCRTTAPPEVPTPDDPEGRVRCFLHEPL, translated from the coding sequence GTGACGCGCGCGCCGCTGCTCGCCGTGTGCGACCTCGTGGTGCGCTTCCGGCTCGGAGACGCGGAGCTCCGCGCGGTCGACGGCGCTTCGCTCGACGTCGCGCGCGGCGAGACGCTCGCGCTCGTCGGCGAGTCGGGATGCGGGAAGTCGACGCTCGCGCGCGCGGTCGCCGGGCTCGTGCGCGCGCACGCGGGCTCGATCCGCATCGACGGCGAGGAGGTCGTCGGCCGCTCGCCGCGCGCGTGGCGCCCGCTGCGGCGCCGCGTGCAGATGGTGTTCCAGGACCCGGACGCGAGCTTGAACCCGCGCATGACCGCGGCCGCGCTCGTCGGCGAGCCGCTGCGCATCCACCGCGGCCTGCGCGGCGCGGCGCTCGACCGCGAGGTGTGCGCGCAGCTCGAGCGCGTCGGCCTCGACCCGTCGCTGCGCGGCCGCTTCCCGCACGCGTTCTCCGGCGGCCAGCGCCAGCGCATCGGCATCGCGCGCGCGCTCGCGGCCGGGCCCGACCTGCTGCTGTGCGACGAGGTGACGTCCGCGCTCGACGTGTCGATCCAGGCGCAGATCGTGGAGCTGCTCCGCGGCCTCCAGGAGGAGCTCGGCCTCGCGATCGTGTTCATCACGCACGACCTCGGCGTCGTGCACCACCTCGCGCACCGCGTCGCCGTCCTCTACCTCGGGCAGGTGGTCGAGACGGCCGACGTGCGCGCGCTCTTCTCCGCGCCCGCACACCCGTACACGCGTGCGCTGCTCGAGGCGGTGCCGCGCATCGGCGACGGGCCGAGCGCCGCGGCGGGCGCGCCGTCGCCGCAGCCCGACGAGATCCCGTCGCCGCTCGCGCCGCCGCCCGGCTGTCGCTTCCACCCGCGCTGCCGCCACGCGATGGCGCGCTGTCGCACGACGGCGCCGCCCGAGGTGCCGACGCCGGACGACCCCGAAGGCCGCGTCCGGTGCTTCCTCCACGAGCCGCTCTGA
- a CDS encoding ABC transporter permease — translation MSAPGDPPVDPTGDPRVDARRGARGARAGARELGPGRLALRRLRRDRAATAGIVALALVAFACFGLPTLLALDPETTAPELHLRAPSADAWLGRDALGRDVLARVLVGGRTSLLVGVTATVASVVIGVLYGMVAGFYGGWIDEAMMRLVDFLYGLPYMFLVILIMLLFDETARGNPLPVFLALGLVQWLTMARIVRGETRALREREFVLAARTIGASDLRVLLRHVLPNLLGVISVYATLTVPSVILLESFLSFLGLGVALSWGRLAAEAVDIVNPIRSTWWLLAAPSAFLAVTLLALNFVGDGLRDALDPRSDAS, via the coding sequence GTGAGCGCGCCGGGCGACCCGCCCGTCGACCCGACGGGCGACCCGCGGGTCGACGCGCGGCGCGGCGCTCGCGGCGCGCGCGCGGGCGCGCGCGAGCTCGGCCCCGGGCGGCTCGCGCTGCGGCGCCTGCGTCGCGATCGCGCGGCGACGGCCGGGATCGTCGCGCTCGCGCTCGTCGCGTTCGCGTGCTTCGGGCTGCCGACGCTCCTCGCGCTCGATCCCGAGACGACGGCGCCCGAGCTCCACCTGCGCGCCCCCTCGGCGGACGCCTGGCTCGGCCGCGACGCGCTCGGGCGGGACGTGCTCGCGCGCGTGCTCGTCGGCGGCCGCACGTCGCTGCTCGTCGGCGTCACGGCGACGGTCGCATCCGTCGTGATCGGCGTGCTGTACGGGATGGTCGCGGGCTTCTACGGCGGCTGGATCGACGAGGCGATGATGCGCCTCGTCGACTTCCTCTACGGCCTCCCGTACATGTTCCTCGTCATCCTGATCATGCTGCTCTTCGACGAGACGGCGCGCGGCAATCCGCTGCCCGTCTTCCTCGCGCTCGGTCTCGTGCAGTGGCTCACGATGGCGCGCATCGTGCGCGGCGAGACGCGCGCGCTGCGCGAGCGCGAGTTCGTGCTCGCGGCGCGGACGATCGGCGCGAGCGACCTGCGCGTCCTGCTGCGCCACGTGCTCCCGAACCTGCTCGGCGTGATCAGCGTGTACGCGACGCTGACCGTGCCGTCCGTGATCCTGCTCGAGTCGTTCCTCTCGTTCCTCGGGCTCGGCGTCGCGCTCTCGTGGGGGCGGCTCGCCGCCGAGGCGGTCGACATCGTGAACCCGATCCGCTCGACGTGGTGGCTGCTCGCGGCGCCGAGCGCGTTCCTCGCCGTCACGCTGCTCGCGCTCAACTTCGTCGGCGACGGCCTGCGCGACGCGCTCGACCCGCGGAGCGACGCGTCGTGA
- a CDS encoding ABC transporter permease, translating into MSAGALAALALGLGVVTAPVWLPRRAVRVVGALWLGVACALLARATGAAAAVAAPVGAASDAGVLAAAALLGLAAAALGFASGAHAFLRRVAFLVPSLVLLVFATTVLMFQAPGNPFAQERASSPQVEAALRAQYGVPESATAFFAIYVRRLVVDGTMGPSIKVQGRSVEDLLLPALPVSFSLGLLALALALVAGVAVGLRAGLAPRSWSDHGSMALALVGISLPSFVIGALGILVFGLALGWLPVAGWGTVRHVVLPAVTLALPYAAYIARLVRAGTIEAMQQDWVRTARAKGLPEREVVLRHALPAAIAPAVAYLGPAAAGVLTGSFVVEVLFGIPGMGQWFVKGAINRDYAVVLGTATIYFAAITLFNLAVDLAQGWLDPRVRDADAAGEGA; encoded by the coding sequence GTGAGCGCGGGCGCGCTCGCCGCGCTCGCGCTCGGCCTCGGCGTCGTGACGGCGCCCGTCTGGCTCCCGCGCCGCGCGGTGCGCGTCGTCGGCGCGCTCTGGCTCGGTGTCGCGTGCGCGCTGCTCGCGCGCGCGACCGGCGCGGCGGCCGCGGTCGCCGCGCCGGTCGGCGCCGCTTCCGACGCGGGCGTGCTCGCGGCCGCCGCGCTCCTCGGCCTCGCCGCCGCCGCGCTCGGCTTCGCGAGCGGCGCGCACGCGTTCCTGCGCCGCGTCGCCTTCCTCGTCCCGTCGCTCGTGCTGCTCGTGTTCGCGACGACCGTCCTGATGTTCCAGGCGCCGGGCAACCCGTTCGCGCAGGAGCGCGCGTCGTCGCCGCAGGTCGAGGCCGCGCTGCGCGCGCAGTACGGCGTGCCGGAGAGCGCGACGGCGTTCTTCGCGATCTACGTGCGGCGCCTGGTCGTCGACGGGACGATGGGCCCGTCGATCAAGGTGCAGGGGCGCAGCGTCGAGGACCTGCTGCTTCCCGCGCTCCCGGTGAGCTTCTCGCTCGGCCTGCTCGCGCTCGCGCTCGCGCTCGTCGCGGGCGTCGCCGTCGGTCTGCGCGCCGGACTCGCGCCGCGCTCGTGGAGCGACCACGGCAGCATGGCGCTCGCACTCGTCGGCATCTCGCTGCCGAGCTTCGTGATCGGCGCGCTCGGCATCCTCGTCTTCGGGCTCGCGCTCGGGTGGCTGCCGGTCGCGGGCTGGGGAACCGTGCGCCACGTCGTGCTCCCCGCCGTGACGCTCGCGCTGCCCTATGCCGCGTACATCGCGCGGCTCGTGCGCGCCGGAACGATCGAAGCCATGCAGCAGGACTGGGTGCGCACTGCGCGCGCGAAGGGCCTGCCCGAGCGCGAGGTCGTGTTGCGCCACGCGCTGCCGGCCGCGATCGCGCCGGCGGTCGCGTACCTCGGCCCCGCGGCGGCGGGCGTGCTGACGGGCTCGTTCGTCGTGGAGGTGCTGTTCGGCATCCCGGGGATGGGCCAGTGGTTCGTGAAGGGCGCGATCAACCGCGACTACGCGGTCGTGCTCGGCACGGCGACGATCTACTTCGCCGCGATCACGCTCTTCAACCTCGCCGTCGACCTCGCGCAGGGCTGGCTCGACCCGCGCGTGCGCGACGCCGACGCGGCGGGGGAGGGCGCGTGA